Part of the Catalinimonas alkaloidigena genome is shown below.
GTCCCTAAACAATATACCGTGAGGCCAGAGTGAGATAGACCTTCCGTTATGTTGATCCAGACTTTTTTGTATATGCTGCTGAAAGGCATAATCCGCACATCCTTGTGGAGGCGTGCCCCAGATATTCCTGCCGTAAGAATCTTGCTCAAAGCTTTTACGGTCCCAGGCTTTAATGGAGTAGGGGGGATTGGCCAAAATCACATTAAACTTTTTCAAAGTATCATGTTCCAGAAAGGCCGGATGCGTCAATGTATCTCCTCTTACTACCTGAAACTCCTCTATGCCGTGCAAAAACATATTCATACGGGCTATGGCTGAGGTGAGCAGGTTAATCTCCTGCCCATAGAGCCTTAGTGTGCGGTATTCCTTGCCTTCTTCCTTTAAATGTAAAGCACAGTTGAGCAGAAGCCCCCCAGAGCCACAGGTAGGGTCATACACGCTCTCCCCCGGTTGCGGGTCCATGATCATGGTCATGAGCTTTACCACCGTACGGTTGGTGTAAAACTCCGCAGCGGTATGTCCGCTATCATCAGCAAACTCCTTAATCAGGTACTCATAAGCATTGCCCAGCTGATCATCCGGTACATTGGCCAGGTTGAGCTTATGCTGAGAGAAGTGCTCAATGAGATTGGTGAGCGTTTCATCGGAGAGGCGGTTCTTATTGGTCCAACTGGCATCTCCAAAAATTCCGTATAATGTTTCCGGGTTGGCCTTCTCAATACCTCGCATCGCTTCCTGAATAGCCCTACCTACATTTACGGTAGTTTCCCGCACATCATTCCAGTGTGACCCTTTGGGTATCTGGAAGCGGTGGTTCTCTTCAAAAGAGGCGTACTCCAGGTCTCCGCCACTTTCCTGCATAGCCTGTTCAAACTCCTCATCATACACATCACAGATACGCTTAAAAAAGAGTAGGGGGAAGATGTATTGCTTATAATCTCCGGCATCTATAGTGCCTCGCAGGGCAATAGCGGCCCCCCAGAGATATTTTTCTAATTCCGCCTGGGTCATATTTTGTTTAGGTAGTTTTTATCAATTCTTTATTCTGCCTCACTTACAAGAAGGCTCTCCTCCAAATAAGGTCTAAGGATAGAATGAAACCATGCAATGGCGGCCTCCCCATCTTTCAGGGTAGCCTCAGTAATATCCCTGCTATGTCTTATGCTATTCCTGAGCTCTCCCAACTGACTGAAGCGTGTCATGATCATTCCTTTGCTACCAAAGTTCTCTTCAAATATAGGCCATACTCCCTTAGCTAGCATTACGTCTTTATATTCCTGTAGATCAAAAAAGTCTAATTTTCTCCGTAAGGCATCAAATTGCTTTTTATCCTCTCCAGGATTTTTTCTCAGCCAGTGATTAATTCGCCCTTCAGACTTTTCACGAATGTGTATAGGAATAAACTCCTCGTAGGCATTGAGTTCAGCAGTGTTTTCCAGTTTCATCGCAATTAGGTTCCTCATCGCAATTTCCAGATTTTCTACCTCCTTATCGTAGTGCTGAAGGTCTTCAGGTACTACATTCTCCTTTTTAGTTTCATGATATGACTTCAAGAATTTATTGATACCATCACATATTTTTTTCCTTCTTTCCTCCAAGAAAGTTTCGTATTGATCAATATCATACAGCTCTGTATTAGTAGGTACAAACTGTTTCCTTAACTGCTCAGCATCAATCTTGGGTAGATATTCCGCTGGGTCGGTATCCAAAATTTCAATGTTAGATTGCTGAGTAATGAAAGCAATATTGGCAATCTCATTAATCAGGGCCTTATGAACAGAGTTTTTAGAATTGTATTTTTTATAAAGAAAGGCTTTAGGGAATATATGATGGCGTTGAAGCTTATTATTATAGCCTATGCTTTTTGAGTAAAGACTTAATGCAGGATTGGTCCAGTCCTTAGCATTTTGAGCTCTAATAGCGCTGTAAAAAATATTATAAATTCTACTTCTAACCCCTTGGTAAGCCAGGTCTTCTGTTCTCAGATAGAGGTTAGTGCCCCGGTAAAGCTGCATCTCTTTGATCAGTGCATCTAATGAATCTGTTTCTTTGATAATGTTGATGTCCTTCTCCAGATAGGATTCAGAAGATCCACTAAAACGCCCCCAGAGCAATGCCATGAAAAGCCAGAAAATAGCCTTATTGGCTTCCTCTGCACTTTCAAACTTTAAATCTTTGCGAGATAGATAGTAGATTAATACATACAGTACATAGAATGAACTGTAACTATCAGAAGAGTCAATGTATGCACTATCCCTTAGAATATTGATGAGATACGATAATAGTTTTTTGAGTTTAGGCCATGCTTCCTCAAATTGCTCCTGGGTGACATCTGCAATTTCAGCAGTGTATTTTCCTCTGCCAGTTGTTAAGATGTTGATACATCTGGTCAGAAACCTGAAGCTAAAGTCGTAATTATAAGTTTTGTACTCCTCTATTACTTCCCTAAAACGTTCTTTTACCTGGGGCCAGTTAGAAGTAATGATGGCTAAGGCAAGATCCGATTCACTGAGCGTAGTACCTGTCTTATTTACTAGGTTAAATATCTCTACAACTTTGTCTAACTCGGTAATTGTAATTTCTTTGATATAGTATCCGTAGTTTTCAATTTCACCTAGCTTGTTGATAGTATCAATCTTGCTTAGATAAAAACTCTTTGTATCTGCGTCCAAGCTATTTAAATCCTTTAGAAAAGCAGATACTCCTCCCTTGCTCAAAAAATCGGAAACATGAATCCACTCCGGATTATTTTCCATCTTCCGAGGCATATAGTATTCAAATTCTTCAGTCTCCAGATTGAAGTATAAGTCCGTACGCAGAGATACCCCTTCATACCAGGAGGGTGTTTTACCTCTGAAAATAGTATAAATGGTAGTGAGTCTTTGTTGCCCATCAAGAATAAGCTGATGGTAAATAGAATTGGTATCAGGCTTATCTCCTCGTATTTTAGAAGGTTCTCTGGTTTTCCAGATCAGAAATGACCCTGAAGGGTACTCTAAAAAAAGAGATCTAAAAAACTCTTTTACCTGGGTGCTATTCCAAACATATCCTCTCTGAAACTCAGGGATAGTATACTCCCCATTGTCAATAGACATTAAAATGTCCTTAATCTTCTTTTCAATAGCCATCTTACAACCTTTAACTTAAGAATTTTTGAAGTACTGATTTAAATTTATCTTCTGCTTTCAAGCTCTCATTCCATGCCTCTTTTAGGTCAGCTAAGGCCTCTTCAACGGTAGGTAAATCATCTTCAATGATTTTTTCTACATACAGAGGAATATTGAGATTGAAGTCATTTTCTATGATATCTTCTAGAGATGTCACTTTTACATGGTTTTCTACATCTTCAAAGGCCGAATACCACTCATAAATCTGTTTTACGTGCAGCGGCTCCAGGAAATTCTTGGCTCTTCCTATTCTGATCTGATCAGCAGCATCAATAAATAGTACCTTATCTTTTTTAGCTGCTTCTTTTTGCTTTTTGAAGACCATAATACAGGCTGCTAGTTGTGTACCGTAGAAAATATTAGGTCCAATACCGATCACAGCTTCCAACAAATCATCTTCTAATAAGGCCTTTCGTATTTTGCCTTCTGCCCCTTTACGGAATAGCGCACCATGAGGAAGTACTACAGTCATTCTTCCACTCGCATTCATGGATTTGATCATATGCTGTACCCAGGCCATATCAGCATTACCCTGAGGGGGTACACCGGCTATGTTACGTCCAAAGGGGTCATTGGCCCAATTCTCCGCTCCCCAATTACCAAGTGAGAATGGAGGGTTAGCAATAACACAGTCAAAAGTCTTCAAACCATCAGCCTCAAAAAATACTGGGTTTTTCAGTGTATCACCTCTCTCTATAAAGAAATCCTCAACCCCATGCAGAAACATATTCATTCTGGCAATAGAGCTAGAAGTAAGGTTCTTCTCCTGACCATATAGCTTAAGTGTGCGGTAATCCTGCTGATGGTCTTTTAGGTGATCCACACATTCCAAGAGCATGCCTCCGGTACCGCAAGCCGGATCGTAGATGGTTTCACCTTCTTTAGGATCTAGGATATGACCCATAAGGTGAACTACTGAGCGAGGAGTATAAAACTCACCTGCTTTTTTGTTAGTGAGATCCGCAAAATGCTTGATCAGATACTCATAAGCCTGGCCTAAAATGTCAGGGTCTACCAGTTCATTAGATAAAGTATATTGGGAAAAATGCTCAATTAGATCAGTAAGAAGGCGATCCGAGAGTTTATTTTTATTGCTCCACTGGGCGTCACCAAAAATATCATATAAATACTCTTGGTTAGCCTGCTCTATACCTCTTAGGGCTTTTTCAATAGCTAACCCTACATTGGTAGTAGTCTCACTTACATCTTTCCAATGACACCCTTCAGGAATCTCAAATCTGTGAAATTCAGGTAATGAAGCATATTCTTCATCGCCACCAGATTCTTCTAAAGCTTGTCTATATTCTTCATCGTAAGTATCTGAGATTCTTTTAAAAAAAAGGAGAGGGAATATGTATACTTTAAAGTCTGAGGCATCTACTGGACCTTTAAGTATCCATGCTGCTTTTGAAAGGTATTGTTCTAATTGAGAGAGCGTTAGTTTGGTTTCTGTCATAGCATAAGTGTAAAATTCAGTATTATTCACTGTTTCCACCTTTTAAATTAAGATTGGCTAAATTGAGAGAATTCGTGAGCATTTATCGCAACCTGTTAAATTACACTTGAGACAGATATGATAATCTATCAATGCAATCTAAATCATTAATTTTGTAATAAGCAGTAACACTTTATTAAACACAAGCAAATAAAGATTTCAATATAGTAAAGAAATTGTGATGAAAAATCTAGGTGAAACCGATATTCCCAACGAAGTAAAATTTTCTTATGAATTCCCGGAAACTACAATCAAGAAGTTGAATAAGTAAATTGTAGACACACCTTAAACCGTTAATTTTAATTAATATTAATGGAATCAAGCTTTTACTCTCTATTATTTTACTCGGTGGGTGTATTTTAAGACATAGAAGCTTATTCCCATATGCTGATCATCATTGAGTGATCACTAAGCTTGTTTGTACGTACATTATGGTCATAGTAACAGTTTACTATGGTGAGGTTTTTAGATAGAATATGGTCAAACCTCCTTCCCACTTTATTGCTGTGTCCCACATGCCAGCTGTAGTCGTGCACATTGTAGCCCTGAATTGTACGATAATTATCCACAAAACCATAGGGCTCTAGTCCTTTCAGCAAGCCATATTCACCATCATGCCATCGGCTTCCCTGCTCTCTGCACCTGGCAAGGCGGATACTACCATCCTTACGAATTTTTTGCCCCCAGGTGACCAGTGTACCATCGCAAAGTTCAGTTTGGGGAGAGTTGAAATCTCCACAAAGAATAGCAGGGGTATCAGAAACACAGGTCAGATGATGATGTACACCTTCAAAGGTCTCAATCTTTATCCATCCATTGGAGGCTCCGGGTGGAATGTGCGTGGTAGTTATTTCAAGGTTGTCATAGGCTGGCACACACACAGTCAAAGCCTTCTCGGGCCAGATCAATTTGGGTTGGTCTGTAGGGTATATCTCTTCTTTGGCAGCAATCATCACAAAGTTGTTCCTGGATTTAGGAAGTTCAGGATCATAGTGATGAATTGTAGAGGTCACATGATAACCTTCTTGTTCTAATACTCCACACCATAGATCATGAGTAGAGGCCTTAATTTCTTGTAATGCAATAAAATCCGGTTTATGCGTAAGAATAGCTTCAAATTGGAAAGGTAATTTCTTTTTGCGACCAGCCGTATTCCAGGTAATGAGTTTCATAACCCTTAAATAAACATAGACAAGGCAAATCAAATAGACAGAACAAATGGGTACCTTACTCAGGTATAGTTTTATGACTTAATTTCTGTTCAATAAGAATTAATTTGACTTTCACATCTAATCTTTTTCAGAACATTGCAGCCTATGAGAAGGTGTTTTATTGGCCATAGAAGTTGTTATGTAATTGAAAAGATTTATAGCCTTATATTTCTTTTATGAATAGGATGAGTAAAGAGTTATAAACTAAGAATGTTGGTGAAATTGTTGGTGAAAAAGAAAAAGCCACTCACAATTTTGATCGTAAGTGGCTGATTGTCAAGTGATCCCGCCAGGACTCGAACCTGGAACCTACTGCTTAGAAGGCAGTTGCTCTATCCAGTTGAGCTACGAGACCAAAATTTTAAAGAGCAGAGTATTTGCAAAACTCTCATCCCCTTGGTCTGCGAGACCTTCAAGATTGCCTTAGTGTAGAAGGCTTTTCTTAAATGAGCTGCAAATGTACGCAATATCTGCTTAATTATGCAAGGCCATCTGCTAGAATTTCGCCTAGCGATAACCCTGGGCTTGTAAATCAAAGAGTTCAGCATACTTCCCTCCTTTAATCAGCAACTCTTCATGAGTGCCTATCTCCAGTAAACCTCCTTTTTCCAGTACCAATATCCGGTCGGCCATGCGAACAGTGGAGAAGCGGTGAGAAATTAAGACCGCGCTTTTGCCTTCAGTCAGGTCGGCAAAACGACGAAATACTTCGTACTCCGCCCGGGCATCTAATGCAGCAGTAGGTTCATCCAAAACCAGCAATTGAGCATCTCGCATGTAAGCCCGGCTGATAGCGATTTTCTGCCATTCCCCTCCCGAAAGGTTGACCCCTTCCGCAAACCTACGCCCAATCATCTGCTCATAACCTTTGGGCAACTTACTGATTACTTGGTCAGCCATGCCACGATATGCGGCATCATCTACTTTGAGGCGATTATCTTTTTCTTCTATTTTCCCTACCGCAATATTTGTGGAAGCATTCATCTGATAACGCACAAAATCCTGAAAGATCACACCAATGGCTTCCCGTAGTTCTGCAGGGTTATATTCTCTAAGATCACGGCCATCAAGTAATATTCTTCCTTCATTAGGGTCATAAAGACGAGTAATTAGTTTGATGATGGTGGTTTTTCCAGCACCGTTTTCTCCCACCAGAGCCAGCTTTTCTCCGGCATGAAGCGTAAAAGATAGATTCCTTACTGCCCATATATTTGTGTTAGGGTATTTAAATCCTACCTTTTCAAAGGTGAAGCCCCCTTGTATGGGCTGAGGTACAGGCAAGGATTTGTCATTTACCGCGATAAGGGGTTTCATTTCAAAGAAATCAAAGAAATCCTGCAGATAAAGCGCTCCTTCTGCCATGCTAGAAAACTGGTTCAGAACATTCTCAAGCAGCGTACGCAAACGTGAAAAAGAGCCAGCCAAGAAAGTAAGGTCACCAATGCTAAGCTGGCCATTTACGGTTTGGAGAATGATCATGACATAGGCGCCATAATACCCGGCGCTGCCGATGGTGGCAAACACACTCCCCCAGCGGGCACGGTCTATGGCTACTTTGCGGTTGGCCAAATAGTATTTATCAGCCAATCTGCTGAAGTGTTTGACCAGAAAATCTGATAAACCAAAGATTTTTACTTCTTTAGCTGTCTCATCACTGGCGCCGATAAAGCGGAAATAGTCCAGCTCTCTTCGCTCAGGTGTCCATTGGGTATTGAGCGAGTAGCTACGCTCATTGAAATGTGATTCTCCCAAAAATGCAGGGACTACCGCTACCAGTATGAGTAAAATGAGCCAGGGGTTAAAAGCTACCAATCCGGCAGCCAGAAAACCAATGGTAATGATGCTCTGAAACTGGCTGAGCACCTGTGTCATTAGCGTAGTACGCCTTACTGTTTGCCGACGAGCCCGCTCCAGTTTGTCATAAAAATCTGCGTCTTCAAACTGGGCGAGGTCTAGTGAACCAGCATGCTGCATCAGCCGTACAGAAGATTCGTTGGCGAATTTATCGCCCAAAAGACTATCCAAAAGTACAGTAGCCCGGTTGATGGCATCTGAAACAATCGCTAGTAATAGTTCCAGCCCTATGTAGGTAAAAAGTAATGTGAGCTCAGCCTCTCCGGAAGCTTGAGTTAGCCTTACGACTTCATCAATAATGAGTTTACCAATGTATAAGGTTGTAACCGGAATAGCAGCTCGCACCACACGCAAGATCACATTGGCCGTAAACATTTTAGGGCTTACCTGCCATATTAAGCGGAAGAAAGCAGGCAAGTGCTGTAGCGCCTGAAATCTTTCTCTTAGTGAAAGCCTTTCTCCTTGCTTTACTTTATCTTTGGCTGAAGTTTGTTTTTTATCTTTGTTTAAACTCATTTTCGGGTAGAAAGGGAAACTTTTTGTATACTTACTAAGTACTTTAGCTAATTGCTAATCAAAACCAACTGCCTTGAATACGGCGAGTCAAAATATCCGGTACCTCAGAAGAAAGTACCAGTTTACACAAGAACAAATGGCCCAAAAGCTGGGTATTAAGCGGTCCTTGCTAGGAGCATATGAGGAAGCCAGGGCCAACCCCCGGCTGGAGGTGCTGGTGAAAGCAGCCGAACTATTCAACGTCTCGGTGGATCAGTTGGTTTCCAAACCCCTGAGTAAACCCCTCGGAGAACCCCAGAAGTCTGGCCAGTCCGGGAATATCCATTCTGGGACTCGCCAGTCCAGGACTATCCAGTCCGAGAATATCCATTCTGAGAATATCCATTCTGGGAATATCCATTCTGGGAATATCCATTCTGGGACCCACCATACCAGGATGCAGCAAACTCATGAAGAGGAGGCAGATGACGCGTTTTATGGTGAGCATTTATCAGGAGAAGGGAAGTCCGCTAGCCGGGAAGCTAACAAGCTATCAGATGAATCAGATACATACGCTCATCAACCACCAGCTAAAAGACCTTATCTGCCTCCCAGGAAAATTAATTTTCCAGCTTCTGAGAGCAAAAAGGCTTTGCAGCGTGTGCGCTTAGTAGTGGAAGGTGAGTTTAAGCAGTATTTCTATAATGCAGTGGAAAGAGAATATCTGGAAACTTTGCCAGAACTAACACTCCCGCTACCTTCATCTGCCGACCAATACCGTGCTTTTGAGATCATTGATGATGCTATGCGGCCCCTAAAAAAGGGAGCAATAGCAGTAGGATGTAGGATAGAAAGTATCCAAAAGCTTAAAGATGGTAAACCGCATATTCTGATTACCCGAACTGAAGGTATTCTTTTCCGTCGCGTTTATAATCATATTGCCCGCTCAGGAAACTTACTGCTGGAAGCCAATCATCCGGCTTATGAGCGCATTAGCCTGCCTGTACTGGGTAAGGAGGTGGAAGCATGGGAAGTGGTCTTATATATCTCTGCTGATGATCCTTATCAGTTTTCTCCTGTTCGGGATAACAATGAAGCGATAGATTTACCCCGGCTCACGTCCATCGTATTAGAGCTGCAGCAGGAAGTGATGAAGCTGAAAGAGAATTTGTAGTTTTTCAGAAAAAGCTTCTGAACATCTTCTCCATTTCACCCACTGCATCCTTTTTTTTACTGGGGTTGCTCACTGCAGTTCCTAGCTTGTACCAAAGTCCATCTCCCTGATCAATATACTTTCCGGGCTTATTGGGAAGCTTGTTTTTAGCTTTTTCAGGATCATAATCAGGCAGGTAGACAGTCTGTAGAAGAGGCATAAGCTGCTCCCACTTGAGTGTTTTCTCTTCTTTCTTTCCATTTTTCTCTCTCATCACGGTAAGAGAACGATGGCTGAAGCGAGGCTGTACACTGATTGTTTGCTTATCGTTAGCGCCTAGTTCTACATAACTTATCTTCAAAGGAAGTTCTTTCTTGCTGATTTCATAAATTGCCTGGATAATCTCTTGCGTAAAGTATTCCCAACCCTCTATATTGTCAGGAATACCTTTCTCTGTCTCATCATTTTCGTAATTCAGCTTAAGTTCAAGTACCTGCTGGCTATCTGGTTTTGGCGATTCAAAAAGATGATTGGTACTGGCTACTACATCTAAGATGGCAGGTTTCCAGGGCTTAGGGAGCGAGCCTTTCCACTCAAAATCATCATAAAGCGTAAAGCCTTCTTCTATAATTTCTTCCTCACTAAGCTGCTCACGTTCAGTATATTTGATCTGAAAAGAAGTTTGAAGCTGGGCAGAGGAGAAGTCAATGCTCAGGCGATACTCGTGGGCGTAGGGAGGAGGTACTACCAGGGTTTGAAAAATGATTTCTATTTGTTTAATACGGGATTTAATGAGCGACATGGAATTTTATTAGGTATTTTAACTGTAAATATAGTGCCTTTTCCTAAGGTTGACACTACACTTATACTACCCTCAAGTTTCTCTAATGTTTCATTAACGATATAAAGCCCCAGGCCGGAGCCTATGCCATCCTGATTGGCCCGAAAAAACATCTCAAAAACTTTGTTCTGGTGATCTTTTGCTATACCCATGCCATTGTCTTCTACTTCCAGCATAGCCATATCATCTTTTGTAGTAACCCTGATCTTTACGAATGACTTTCTACGGTGGGGAGCCGAATAGCGAATAGCGTTGGACAACAAATTGCTGACAATAATGCTCAGCCTGTGTTTATCAGAATAAAATGGACTGTGCTGTTGTATACTGACGTATTTCTCTATGTGGATTGAGTTATCCATATAGTCTAATTGTTCAAATATCATATGGATTATGTCAGAAAAGTCAATTTCCACTTGTTGAATTTCTGTGCGGGCATTTTTGCTTACATGCACGATATCCTGAATGAACCCATCCAGCCTTTTGACGCTTTTTTCTTTAAGCAAAAGATACTCTTTTACCTTATCAATGTTTTTTTCCAGTTTGGCAAGGTGAATGAGGCCAAGGATAGAAGTAAGTGGCGCCCTGAGATCATGAGAAGCCCGGTAAACAAAACGATCCAGCTCATGATTAATCTTTTTCATTATCTGATTTTGAGATTCCAGAGCCTGCGTTCGTTCAGAAACCATGCTTTCCAGCTCAGTATTGTACGTTTTTACCTTGAGTGACTCTGCTTCAAGTCTTTGAATAAGGTTAGTAAAGGTCTTTAACATACGATATGCAATAATGCTTAGTATTGCGAAAATCATCATGTAGCTAAAGAGGAGGGAAAACGGATGGGTATCAAAAGGTTGTATAGATGTCTTGTATGCAATGATAAAGTAGTGAATGGCGATAGACACAAAACCTAAGCTGCAAACGATAAGCATTTGGTAAGTTTGCTGCATAAAAAACGCTACGCAGAGTATACACAAGGTAAACAGAAGGGTAGTTTCAAGTATTCGGTAATACGTAAGGTCGTGGGCATAAAAATAGTCAGTAAGTATACTATGGATGATGATGATGCTAACGAGACATATCAGGTAAATATGAGCGGCAATGTTTTGGCGGCAGGTTTTGATTAAATATAGGGCAAATGCAGAAGACAATAAGAAGATCAGGTCTCCAAATATCACCAATAAGGGCTTGGCATCAGCAATATGAATAATGATACCGATTAGAAGAGAAGGAATAGTAATAAGGCAAGCAATTACTAAAACTCTGGCTTTTTCCTTCTCATACAGCGATCCCTTTTCGTAAGTATGTGTAAAATATTGAGTCAACCCGTCCACAGCGAATTATTAATCAATGGGTGAAGTAGTAAGTAAGTTAGCAATTTTGTAATAGCTAGTCCAGTGTAGGGAGGTAAACAGTAAACTTAGTCATTTTTCCAGGCTCAGAGTAAACATCAATGGTCGCGTTAAGCTTATCAACAGTTTCTTTGACAATATATAAACCTAGCCCGCTACCGCTTTTATTCTGGTTGGCTCTGTAGAACATCTCATATATACGGGCTTGATGTTCATTATCTATGCCTACACCATTATCTTCTACCGCTATCTTAGCACCTTTCCGGTTGACTTGAACACATACTTTTACAAAGGGTTGGGGCTGGTTGAGGTTGGCATAACGTAAAGCATTAGAAATCAAATTTCTAAGTATGACTCGTATCCTTCGGGTATCAGAATAAAAGTCTAATGTTTGATCAATCTCGCTAATTTTTTTAATACTGTGACTTTCCTGATCATATTGTTGCTCTTCAAATATTTCATCTATAAGCTTCTGAAAATCAACAGCCTCTTTCTGAATAGTTAGGCGTGCGTTTTTAGAAAGGTCCATGATTTCTCTGATAAAGCTATCTAGCTTCAGTATGCTTTTTTCCTGCAGGTCCAGATAGTGCATTATTGTGGAGTGGTCTTCTTCTTCCCGGGCAATATGGATAAGGCCTAATACGGAAGAAAGGGGGGCTCTGAGATCATGAGACACACTATAGACAAACTGGTCCAGCTCACCATTAACTTTTTTGAGTGCCAGGTTTTGCTGGAGCAGTTGCTCTTCCGCCTCTTTCTGGGCAGTAATATCCTGAGATATCCCGAAGATTACCTTTGGCGCATTAGCCTTGTAATGCGAGTATAGCATGAATTGGAGCAGCGTTCCATTTTGGTGATAGAGGCGATAGGGAAACTGATCCTGAAAATGAGGGTCTCCTTCATTTTGCTCAGCCCAGGCTAGCCTTTCCTGTAAGAACGAAATATCCTCAGGGTAGAGAAAGCGCTCAACAAATTCTTCCATGCTAAGGATAAGATCTTCATCTGTAGGGAGTCCTATTACGTTGAGTCCTTCTTTACCGATTTTGATCATACGGGTTTGCAGGTCAAATTCCCAGCTGGCAGCGCCAGCGATTTTAAGTGCCTTAATCAGGTTGTATTCGTATTCTTTTGCTTTTTCTTCAACTTTTTTAAGGGTGGTGATATCCTGTCCGAATAATGAGACCTCTCTTACTTCCTGCTCTGTTTTGATTGGGTTGAACGTAATCTGGAAAAAAGTTTTTTCCTGCTTTACCATTTCCACAATCATCTCGCTAAAACCCTCTCCACGAAATGCTTTTTCAAAGCGAGTTTGCCAGAAGTCTCTGATATGCTCAGGGTATTTGG
Proteins encoded:
- a CDS encoding type I restriction-modification system subunit M, which translates into the protein MTQAELEKYLWGAAIALRGTIDAGDYKQYIFPLLFFKRICDVYDEEFEQAMQESGGDLEYASFEENHRFQIPKGSHWNDVRETTVNVGRAIQEAMRGIEKANPETLYGIFGDASWTNKNRLSDETLTNLIEHFSQHKLNLANVPDDQLGNAYEYLIKEFADDSGHTAAEFYTNRTVVKLMTMIMDPQPGESVYDPTCGSGGLLLNCALHLKEEGKEYRTLRLYGQEINLLTSAIARMNMFLHGIEEFQVVRGDTLTHPAFLEHDTLKKFNVILANPPYSIKAWDRKSFEQDSYGRNIWGTPPQGCADYAFQQHIQKSLDQHNGRSISLWPHGILFRDSEADMRRKMIEEDLVECVIGLGPNLFYNSPMEACLLITKTNKEEHKKGKILFINAVNEVRQDKTMGFLEKVHVDKIFKAYQDFTEKNNFAALVATNEVLKEKNGNMAINLYVRPVQHNPDSSEDFEVVYDKWEKSSDELKSKMNELFQILEN
- a CDS encoding GmrSD restriction endonuclease domain-containing protein — protein: MAIEKKIKDILMSIDNGEYTIPEFQRGYVWNSTQVKEFFRSLFLEYPSGSFLIWKTREPSKIRGDKPDTNSIYHQLILDGQQRLTTIYTIFRGKTPSWYEGVSLRTDLYFNLETEEFEYYMPRKMENNPEWIHVSDFLSKGGVSAFLKDLNSLDADTKSFYLSKIDTINKLGEIENYGYYIKEITITELDKVVEIFNLVNKTGTTLSESDLALAIITSNWPQVKERFREVIEEYKTYNYDFSFRFLTRCINILTTGRGKYTAEIADVTQEQFEEAWPKLKKLLSYLINILRDSAYIDSSDSYSSFYVLYVLIYYLSRKDLKFESAEEANKAIFWLFMALLWGRFSGSSESYLEKDINIIKETDSLDALIKEMQLYRGTNLYLRTEDLAYQGVRSRIYNIFYSAIRAQNAKDWTNPALSLYSKSIGYNNKLQRHHIFPKAFLYKKYNSKNSVHKALINEIANIAFITQQSNIEILDTDPAEYLPKIDAEQLRKQFVPTNTELYDIDQYETFLEERRKKICDGINKFLKSYHETKKENVVPEDLQHYDKEVENLEIAMRNLIAMKLENTAELNAYEEFIPIHIREKSEGRINHWLRKNPGEDKKQFDALRRKLDFFDLQEYKDVMLAKGVWPIFEENFGSKGMIMTRFSQLGELRNSIRHSRDITEATLKDGEAAIAWFHSILRPYLEESLLVSEAE
- a CDS encoding type I restriction-modification system subunit M, translating into MTETKLTLSQLEQYLSKAAWILKGPVDASDFKVYIFPLLFFKRISDTYDEEYRQALEESGGDEEYASLPEFHRFEIPEGCHWKDVSETTTNVGLAIEKALRGIEQANQEYLYDIFGDAQWSNKNKLSDRLLTDLIEHFSQYTLSNELVDPDILGQAYEYLIKHFADLTNKKAGEFYTPRSVVHLMGHILDPKEGETIYDPACGTGGMLLECVDHLKDHQQDYRTLKLYGQEKNLTSSSIARMNMFLHGVEDFFIERGDTLKNPVFFEADGLKTFDCVIANPPFSLGNWGAENWANDPFGRNIAGVPPQGNADMAWVQHMIKSMNASGRMTVVLPHGALFRKGAEGKIRKALLEDDLLEAVIGIGPNIFYGTQLAACIMVFKKQKEAAKKDKVLFIDAADQIRIGRAKNFLEPLHVKQIYEWYSAFEDVENHVKVTSLEDIIENDFNLNIPLYVEKIIEDDLPTVEEALADLKEAWNESLKAEDKFKSVLQKFLS
- a CDS encoding endonuclease/exonuclease/phosphatase family protein, which codes for MKLITWNTAGRKKKLPFQFEAILTHKPDFIALQEIKASTHDLWCGVLEQEGYHVTSTIHHYDPELPKSRNNFVMIAAKEEIYPTDQPKLIWPEKALTVCVPAYDNLEITTTHIPPGASNGWIKIETFEGVHHHLTCVSDTPAILCGDFNSPQTELCDGTLVTWGQKIRKDGSIRLARCREQGSRWHDGEYGLLKGLEPYGFVDNYRTIQGYNVHDYSWHVGHSNKVGRRFDHILSKNLTIVNCYYDHNVRTNKLSDHSMMISIWE
- a CDS encoding ABC transporter ATP-binding protein, which translates into the protein MSLNKDKKQTSAKDKVKQGERLSLRERFQALQHLPAFFRLIWQVSPKMFTANVILRVVRAAIPVTTLYIGKLIIDEVVRLTQASGEAELTLLFTYIGLELLLAIVSDAINRATVLLDSLLGDKFANESSVRLMQHAGSLDLAQFEDADFYDKLERARRQTVRRTTLMTQVLSQFQSIITIGFLAAGLVAFNPWLILLILVAVVPAFLGESHFNERSYSLNTQWTPERRELDYFRFIGASDETAKEVKIFGLSDFLVKHFSRLADKYYLANRKVAIDRARWGSVFATIGSAGYYGAYVMIILQTVNGQLSIGDLTFLAGSFSRLRTLLENVLNQFSSMAEGALYLQDFFDFFEMKPLIAVNDKSLPVPQPIQGGFTFEKVGFKYPNTNIWAVRNLSFTLHAGEKLALVGENGAGKTTIIKLITRLYDPNEGRILLDGRDLREYNPAELREAIGVIFQDFVRYQMNASTNIAVGKIEEKDNRLKVDDAAYRGMADQVISKLPKGYEQMIGRRFAEGVNLSGGEWQKIAISRAYMRDAQLLVLDEPTAALDARAEYEVFRRFADLTEGKSAVLISHRFSTVRMADRILVLEKGGLLEIGTHEELLIKGGKYAELFDLQAQGYR